The following are encoded in a window of Gramella sp. MT6 genomic DNA:
- the folE gene encoding GTP cyclohydrolase I FolE, translated as MKIDKILNEIEEMGDAHASSSANTPLREDAFEKTDQEKVDLIKEDVKNILDTLGLDLTDDSLKGTPLRVAKMFVNEIFAGLHPKRKPKASTFENKYKYGEMLVEKNITVYSTCEHHLLPIVGRAHVAYISNGTVVGLSKMNRIVDYFAKRPQVQERMTMQIVHELQNVLGTLDVACVIDAKHLCVNSRGIRDIESSTVTSEFGGAFKKKEVRREFLDYIKLDTSF; from the coding sequence ATGAAAATAGACAAAATATTGAACGAAATTGAAGAGATGGGCGATGCCCATGCGAGCAGTAGTGCAAATACTCCTCTAAGAGAGGATGCTTTTGAAAAAACTGATCAGGAGAAGGTTGATCTTATAAAAGAGGATGTGAAAAACATTCTAGACACCCTGGGTCTTGATCTTACTGATGACAGTTTAAAAGGAACTCCCTTAAGAGTTGCCAAGATGTTCGTGAATGAGATCTTCGCAGGACTTCATCCTAAAAGAAAGCCGAAAGCTTCTACTTTTGAGAACAAATATAAATATGGCGAAATGCTGGTAGAAAAGAACATCACTGTATATTCTACCTGCGAGCACCACTTATTGCCTATCGTGGGAAGAGCTCATGTCGCCTATATTTCAAATGGGACGGTAGTAGGTCTTTCAAAAATGAACCGTATCGTGGATTACTTCGCAAAAAGACCACAGGTTCAGGAAAGAATGACCATGCAAATTGTTCATGAACTTCAAAACGTTCTGGGAACTCTCGATGTTGCCTGTGTCATTGACGCAAAACACCTTTGCGTTAACAGTAGAGGAATTCGCGATATCGAAAGCAGCACCGTTACCAGTGAATTTGGCGGAGCTTTCAAAAAGAAAGAAGTTAGAAGAGAATTTCTGGATTATATTAAATTAGACACATCGTTCTAA
- the mdh gene encoding malate dehydrogenase produces MKVTIVGAGAVGASCAEYVAIKNFASEVVLLDIKEGYAEGKAMDLMQTATLNGFDTKITGSTNDYSKTADSDIAVITSGIPRKPGMTREELIGINAGIVKEVSSNLIKHSPNVTLIVVSNPMDTMTYLVHKTTGLPKNKIIGMGGALDSARFKYRLSEALECPPSDVDGMVIGGHSDTGMVPLTRLATRNSVPVTAFLSKDRLDQVSEDTKVGGATLTKLLGTSAWYAPGAAVSGLVQAIACDQKKMFPCSALLDGEYGLKDLCIGVPAILGKDGLEKIVELQLDDAEKAKMKESAEGVKKTNGLLDV; encoded by the coding sequence TTACTATAGTAGGAGCAGGTGCCGTTGGTGCCAGCTGTGCCGAATATGTCGCCATCAAAAATTTTGCTTCAGAAGTAGTGTTGCTGGATATAAAAGAAGGTTATGCTGAAGGTAAAGCAATGGACCTTATGCAAACCGCAACTCTTAATGGCTTCGATACAAAAATAACCGGAAGTACTAACGATTATTCTAAAACTGCTGATAGTGATATCGCGGTGATCACCAGTGGGATTCCACGTAAACCAGGGATGACCAGAGAAGAATTGATAGGGATCAACGCGGGGATCGTAAAAGAGGTTTCTTCAAATCTTATTAAACATTCTCCAAATGTGACCCTAATCGTTGTTAGTAATCCAATGGATACCATGACCTATTTAGTTCATAAGACCACTGGTCTTCCTAAGAACAAGATCATTGGTATGGGTGGAGCTTTAGACAGCGCCCGTTTCAAGTACAGACTTAGTGAGGCTCTAGAATGTCCTCCTTCAGACGTAGACGGAATGGTGATTGGCGGTCATAGTGATACCGGAATGGTGCCATTAACAAGGCTTGCTACTAGAAATTCTGTTCCTGTTACTGCATTTCTTTCTAAAGATAGATTAGATCAGGTTTCTGAAGATACCAAAGTTGGTGGAGCTACGCTTACCAAGCTTTTAGGAACCAGTGCATGGTATGCTCCGGGAGCTGCAGTGTCTGGTCTGGTACAGGCGATTGCATGTGATCAGAAGAAAATGTTTCCTTGTTCAGCTTTACTGGACGGAGAGTACGGTCTTAAAGACCTTTGTATTGGTGTGCCAGCCATTCTTGGGAAAGATGGTTTGGAGAAAATTGTGGAACTACAATTGGATGATGCTGAAAAAGCAAAAATGAAGGAGAGTGCTGAGGGTGTTAAAAAAACCAACGGATTACTCGACGTTTAA
- the yidD gene encoding membrane protein insertion efficiency factor YidD, with protein sequence MLNRWLSKILTAIVQFYKKFISPLTPASCRYQPTCSSYMLEAIELHGPIKGFWLGLKRIGRCHPWGGSGYDPVPGKSRSKTS encoded by the coding sequence ATGCTGAACCGATGGTTAAGTAAAATATTGACCGCAATTGTTCAGTTCTACAAGAAATTTATTTCTCCGCTTACTCCTGCTTCCTGTAGATACCAACCCACTTGCTCCAGTTACATGCTGGAAGCCATAGAATTACACGGACCAATTAAAGGCTTCTGGCTGGGACTAAAACGCATAGGCAGATGCCACCCCTGGGGAGGATCCGGCTACGATCCCGTTCCCGGAAAATCCAGGAGCAAAACGAGCTAA
- the secDF gene encoding protein translocase subunit SecDF produces MQNKGLIKVFAILFGLVCLYQLSFTFITNNVETNAEEFAVQEVGEDVENYSELRDQAEARYLDSIGNDEVFAGISYNAAKDKELNKGLDLKGGINVILQISVRDILSGLANDSKDPAFRKAIAEADEAQTDSQENYVDLFFEAFNNIPNAKLASPDIFANKTLSDEINFNMSNEEVEPIIRKKIDESITSAFEVLRKRIDKFGVTQPNIQRLGNSGRILVELPGAKDISRVKNLLQSTAQLEFWHVYKNNEIGNFLVQANNRLAEMKRTQEDVSEETDTTATSGDDEIDELLADSSDSTEVETGNNPLFDLIVSPGFQGGPVIATFKVQDTAKVMDYLQNPQIRSLLPSDMRYAKFVWGVADEDTQTTGLYALKGNRNMEPPLSGSVITDAQQTYDQLGRIAVSMQMDGTGAKIWEDMTGKASNEQSQIAIVLDNIVYSAPGVSTGPISGGRSEISGDFTITEGQDLANVLRAGKLPASADIIQSEVVGPSLGQEAIDSGINSFGIALILVLVWMILYYGKAGLFADVALVVNILFIFGILAGLGAVLTLPGIAGIVLTIGMSVDANVLIFERIKEELAKGKLQRDAIKDGFNNALSSILDANITTGLTGLILFLLGTGPIKGFATTLLIGIATSLFTAIFITRLFIDGYGKKGKSLDFSTSLTKNLFTNMNIDFLKKRKVAYIISGLFIVISIGSLITQGLNEGVDFVGGRTYTVRFADDVSPTEVQNDLVATFGSAEAKTFGPNNQLKITTKYKVDQEGAEVDEEIQRSLFEALGAYLPADLTYEEFTDGADDKQVGVMKSMKVGATIADDIKNASFWAVLGSLIVVFLYILLRFRKWQFSLGAVTAVFHDVLVVLGIFSLLYKVMPFNMEIDQAFIAAILTVIGYSLNDTVVVFDRIREYVNEHSSWALNKTVNSALNSTISRTLNTSLTTLVVLLAIFIFGGESIRGFMFALIVGVIVGTYSSLFIATPIMFDSVKKKSSIQKKEKPKTEEAATA; encoded by the coding sequence ATGCAGAATAAAGGACTGATTAAAGTTTTTGCAATTTTGTTTGGGCTGGTATGTCTTTATCAGCTTTCATTTACGTTTATAACAAATAATGTTGAGACTAATGCTGAGGAGTTTGCCGTTCAGGAAGTTGGTGAAGATGTAGAGAATTACTCAGAACTACGTGACCAGGCTGAGGCCAGGTACCTGGATTCTATCGGTAATGATGAGGTATTTGCGGGAATTAGCTACAATGCCGCAAAAGACAAAGAGCTTAACAAAGGGCTTGACCTTAAAGGAGGTATCAATGTGATCCTTCAAATTTCCGTGAGAGATATCTTAAGCGGATTGGCGAATGATTCAAAAGATCCTGCTTTTAGAAAAGCGATCGCAGAAGCAGATGAAGCACAGACTGATAGTCAGGAGAACTATGTAGATCTATTCTTCGAAGCTTTCAACAATATCCCGAATGCAAAACTTGCATCTCCAGATATTTTTGCAAATAAAACATTAAGTGACGAGATCAACTTCAACATGAGCAATGAAGAAGTTGAGCCGATCATCAGAAAAAAGATCGACGAATCAATTACTTCAGCTTTCGAAGTATTGAGAAAACGTATCGATAAGTTTGGAGTAACCCAGCCAAACATTCAGCGTCTTGGAAATTCAGGAAGAATTCTTGTTGAATTACCAGGAGCAAAAGACATCAGCAGGGTTAAAAACCTTTTGCAGAGTACTGCTCAGTTAGAGTTCTGGCATGTTTACAAGAACAACGAAATAGGAAATTTCCTTGTTCAGGCAAACAACAGGCTTGCTGAAATGAAGAGAACTCAGGAAGATGTTTCTGAAGAAACAGATACTACTGCTACTTCAGGTGATGATGAGATCGATGAGCTATTAGCAGATTCATCAGACAGTACTGAAGTTGAAACAGGAAACAATCCACTATTTGATCTTATCGTTTCTCCAGGATTCCAGGGAGGACCAGTGATCGCAACTTTCAAAGTACAGGATACGGCGAAAGTGATGGACTATCTTCAAAATCCTCAAATTAGATCTTTACTTCCTAGCGATATGCGTTATGCAAAATTTGTATGGGGAGTTGCAGATGAGGATACTCAAACAACAGGTCTTTATGCTTTAAAAGGGAATCGTAACATGGAGCCTCCATTGAGTGGTAGTGTTATTACCGATGCTCAGCAAACTTACGATCAATTAGGTCGTATTGCAGTAAGCATGCAGATGGATGGAACCGGAGCTAAGATCTGGGAAGATATGACTGGTAAAGCTTCTAACGAGCAGAGCCAGATCGCCATCGTTCTTGATAATATTGTTTATTCTGCACCAGGTGTTTCTACAGGACCAATTTCTGGAGGTAGAAGTGAGATCTCAGGAGACTTTACAATTACAGAAGGTCAGGATTTAGCGAACGTTCTACGTGCAGGTAAATTACCAGCTTCTGCAGATATTATTCAGAGTGAGGTTGTAGGACCATCGCTTGGACAGGAAGCTATAGACAGCGGTATTAATTCATTTGGAATTGCTCTTATCCTTGTATTGGTTTGGATGATCCTTTATTATGGTAAGGCAGGTCTTTTTGCAGATGTTGCTCTTGTAGTAAATATCCTATTCATCTTTGGTATTCTTGCGGGACTTGGAGCTGTATTAACGCTTCCTGGTATTGCCGGTATCGTTTTAACTATTGGTATGTCTGTAGATGCTAACGTACTTATTTTTGAAAGGATCAAAGAAGAGCTTGCTAAAGGAAAACTACAGCGCGACGCCATTAAAGATGGTTTTAATAATGCATTGTCGTCTATTCTTGATGCGAATATCACAACTGGTCTTACAGGTCTTATCTTATTCCTTCTTGGAACAGGTCCTATTAAAGGATTCGCAACTACCTTATTAATTGGTATTGCTACTTCTTTATTTACAGCTATTTTCATAACAAGACTGTTCATTGACGGATATGGTAAAAAAGGAAAATCCCTTGATTTCTCTACTTCTCTTACCAAGAACCTGTTCACTAACATGAACATAGACTTCCTTAAGAAGAGAAAAGTTGCATATATAATTTCAGGATTATTTATTGTAATTAGTATTGGATCGTTAATTACACAGGGTCTGAACGAAGGTGTAGATTTTGTAGGAGGTAGAACATATACGGTAAGATTTGCCGATGATGTAAGCCCTACTGAAGTTCAGAATGACCTAGTCGCTACTTTTGGTAGTGCTGAAGCAAAAACTTTTGGTCCAAACAACCAGTTAAAAATCACCACAAAATATAAGGTGGACCAAGAAGGTGCTGAAGTGGATGAAGAAATTCAAAGATCACTTTTTGAAGCTCTAGGTGCTTACCTTCCGGCAGATTTAACTTACGAAGAATTTACGGACGGAGCAGACGATAAACAGGTTGGTGTAATGAAATCAATGAAAGTTGGAGCTACCATCGCAGATGATATTAAGAATGCTTCTTTCTGGGCTGTATTAGGTTCACTTATCGTAGTATTCCTTTATATCCTTCTACGTTTCCGTAAATGGCAATTTAGTTTAGGAGCGGTAACTGCTGTATTCCATGATGTTTTGGTGGTATTGGGTATTTTCTCATTACTATACAAAGTGATGCCATTCAATATGGAAATAGACCAGGCTTTCATCGCGGCGATCCTTACTGTAATTGGTTACTCGCTGAATGATACCGTGGTTGTATTTGACAGGATTAGAGAATACGTAAACGAGCATTCTAGCTGGGCTCTTAATAAGACAGTAAACTCAGCTCTTAATAGTACGATCAGTAGAACCTTGAACACCTCGCTTACTACTTTAGTAGTATTACTTGCTATCTTCATATTTGGAGGTGAAAGTATCAGAGGATTTATGTTCGCTCTTATAGTGGGTGTGATCGTAGGTACTTACTCTTCATTGTTCATTGCAACTCCGATAATGTTCGATAGCGTGAAGAAGAAGTCTTCTATCCAAAAGAAAGAAAAGCCTAAGACAGAAGAGGCTGCTACGGCGTAA
- a CDS encoding T9SS type B sorting domain-containing protein, with translation MSAQGSLCSDIEPFCAGDQRLTFPNSNETNSTQINGELGPDYGCLLKQPYPAWFFLQIEDPGNLNFRISQSENRDGSGAPLDVDFVVWGPFERGDDYCDGNSLNADKIVDCSYLDDATENMSIPNAQTNEIYVVVITNFRTLPGYISLEQTSSQGSTDCSILDLDLGDQVSVCDDNEYTIDGTTEEASKYEWFVFNETTSQYDLIPGEDGSTLTVNTSGNYKLIVTDEIENKTEEDDVTVTFYDSPAIGEVSNFPVCTEDAEFVDLNEISTDLLAPNDNSEMNYEVFFYASQEDVDAGSRIPDASAFPFEEGKIIYAEVIDTESGCRSEAVNFELKTFDFPEFELSENTIFCVDGNMNVQNPVSLGEDLGDGYFYEWRDGVEIISTNAIIELNELPSNPQVSVTISNPESGCELEFVTNVAAVTGPETVQVDISGSDFGDGYNVEASTDDFTGKEFAILVYRLDNGSWQDSNVFNGVTPGSHTVSVRDLNGCGAATSESFFLVGYPRFFTPNSDGYNDHWNLITDRNISIKKLYVFDRYGKLITRLNPTNKGWDGTYNGDDLPADDYWFRVEFVDEKTGEYQEYMSNFTLMR, from the coding sequence GTGAGTGCTCAAGGTTCTCTGTGTTCAGATATCGAGCCTTTTTGTGCCGGTGATCAACGATTGACTTTTCCTAACTCTAATGAGACCAATAGTACTCAGATAAATGGAGAGTTGGGGCCAGATTACGGCTGCCTGCTAAAACAACCTTATCCTGCCTGGTTCTTTCTGCAAATTGAAGATCCTGGGAACCTAAATTTCAGAATTTCTCAATCTGAAAACCGAGATGGTTCCGGAGCGCCTCTGGATGTAGACTTTGTTGTATGGGGTCCCTTTGAGCGTGGGGATGATTATTGTGACGGCAACTCTCTAAATGCGGATAAAATTGTTGATTGTAGTTACCTGGACGATGCGACCGAGAATATGAGTATTCCCAATGCTCAGACCAATGAGATCTATGTCGTTGTAATTACAAATTTCCGAACCTTACCGGGTTATATCAGTCTCGAGCAAACCAGTAGTCAGGGTTCCACAGATTGCTCTATTCTAGATCTGGATCTGGGCGACCAGGTTTCCGTTTGTGATGATAACGAGTATACTATCGATGGTACTACTGAGGAAGCCAGTAAATATGAGTGGTTTGTTTTTAATGAAACAACATCCCAGTATGATCTAATTCCGGGTGAGGATGGCTCAACTCTTACGGTTAATACTTCCGGAAATTATAAACTTATAGTTACCGACGAAATTGAAAATAAGACCGAAGAAGATGATGTAACGGTTACTTTTTATGATAGTCCTGCAATTGGTGAGGTTTCTAATTTTCCTGTTTGTACAGAAGATGCTGAATTTGTTGATCTTAATGAAATTTCAACCGACCTGCTAGCTCCCAACGATAACAGCGAAATGAATTATGAAGTTTTCTTTTATGCTTCACAGGAAGATGTCGATGCCGGAAGTAGAATTCCTGATGCTTCAGCTTTTCCATTTGAAGAGGGGAAAATAATTTATGCTGAAGTAATAGACACAGAAAGTGGTTGTAGATCTGAAGCAGTGAACTTTGAGCTAAAGACCTTTGATTTTCCTGAATTTGAACTTTCTGAAAACACTATATTTTGTGTGGATGGTAATATGAATGTTCAAAACCCGGTTAGCCTGGGGGAAGATCTGGGTGATGGTTATTTTTATGAATGGAGAGATGGAGTGGAGATAATTAGCACAAATGCAATTATAGAACTTAACGAGTTACCTTCGAATCCTCAGGTCAGTGTAACTATTTCCAATCCCGAATCGGGTTGTGAATTAGAATTTGTCACTAATGTTGCTGCTGTCACTGGGCCTGAGACCGTTCAGGTGGATATATCTGGATCAGATTTTGGAGATGGTTATAATGTGGAAGCAAGTACAGATGATTTTACAGGCAAGGAATTTGCAATTTTGGTGTATAGGCTTGATAATGGCTCCTGGCAGGATAGTAATGTATTTAATGGAGTTACTCCTGGTAGCCATACGGTAAGTGTTAGAGATCTTAACGGTTGCGGAGCGGCAACCAGCGAAAGTTTTTTCCTTGTTGGTTATCCGCGGTTTTTCACACCAAATTCAGATGGATATAATGACCATTGGAATTTAATTACAGATCGTAATATCAGCATTAAAAAACTATACGTTTTTGATAGGTATGGTAAATTGATCACCCGTTTAAATCCAACAAATAAAGGTTGGGACGGAACCTATAATGGCGATGATCTCCCTGCAGATGATTACTGGTTCAGGGTTGAATTCGTAGATGAAAAGACAGGAGAATACCAGGAATATATGTCTAACTTCACCTTGATGAGATAA
- the lgt gene encoding prolipoprotein diacylglyceryl transferase, with amino-acid sequence MLLNAIRWNPSEGLDLGFFTLHYYSLMFLIAFTLGWYIMKAIYTRENISVEKLDSLFIYTVLATLIGARLGHVIFYDWEYFQNHLLEIFLPVRFEPEFEFTGFRGLASHGAAIGIIIAMYLYSKRIIEKPVLWILDRIVIPVASGAIFVRIGNFINSEIIGKPTNSDYGIIFEKLGEDFARHPAQLYESACYLVIFIILWYLYWKTEKRFKTGYLFGLFLVLLWTVRFFIEFIKEPQVGERANWLLNTGQWLSIPFVIAGLYFMYRPVKRKTV; translated from the coding sequence ATGCTGCTTAATGCCATTCGCTGGAATCCCTCTGAAGGATTAGATCTAGGATTTTTCACTCTTCACTATTACAGCTTAATGTTTTTAATCGCCTTCACCCTGGGCTGGTATATCATGAAGGCTATTTATACAAGGGAAAATATTTCTGTCGAAAAATTAGATTCCTTATTTATATATACGGTACTCGCTACTTTGATTGGAGCCAGGCTTGGACATGTTATTTTTTACGATTGGGAGTATTTTCAAAATCACCTTTTAGAAATTTTCCTTCCGGTACGCTTTGAACCAGAATTTGAATTCACCGGCTTTAGAGGTCTTGCTAGTCATGGTGCCGCCATAGGTATTATTATTGCCATGTACCTTTACTCAAAAAGGATCATTGAAAAACCGGTGCTTTGGATCTTGGACAGGATCGTGATCCCGGTAGCGAGTGGAGCTATATTCGTTAGAATTGGAAATTTCATCAATTCAGAGATCATTGGTAAACCTACAAATTCAGATTACGGTATTATATTCGAAAAATTAGGCGAGGACTTCGCAAGACACCCTGCTCAATTATACGAATCGGCCTGTTACCTGGTCATATTTATCATTTTATGGTATCTGTACTGGAAAACGGAAAAACGGTTTAAAACAGGTTACTTATTTGGCCTGTTCCTTGTATTACTTTGGACAGTTAGATTCTTTATTGAATTTATTAAAGAACCACAGGTAGGTGAACGTGCTAACTGGCTGCTAAATACTGGCCAATGGCTAAGTATTCCTTTTGTTATCGCCGGTCTATACTTCATGTACCGTCCTGTTAAAAGAAAAACAGTATGA
- a CDS encoding DUF192 domain-containing protein has product MKKRILSLAGLSLFISLSFTSCEEDKKEEVIETEPITFTKEGELYMIKASGDTLKKLDIELAESDYEHQTGLMYRENMEDDQGMLFIYDSERVRSFYMKNTYIPLDIIYYAADSTLVSIQKNATPRDETSLPSEGPAQFVLEINGGLSDQWGVEQGDKISFKRD; this is encoded by the coding sequence ATGAAAAAACGAATTTTAAGTCTGGCAGGCCTTAGTCTGTTCATAAGCCTTTCTTTCACTTCTTGCGAAGAGGATAAAAAGGAAGAGGTTATAGAAACCGAACCTATCACTTTCACCAAGGAAGGTGAATTATACATGATCAAAGCTTCGGGAGATACGCTCAAAAAACTGGATATAGAACTGGCTGAATCTGATTACGAACATCAGACAGGCCTTATGTATCGAGAGAATATGGAAGATGACCAAGGCATGCTTTTTATTTACGATTCTGAGAGAGTTAGAAGCTTTTATATGAAGAACACCTACATACCTTTAGATATTATTTATTACGCTGCAGACAGCACTTTGGTGAGTATTCAGAAGAATGCTACACCAAGAGATGAAACTTCCTTACCTTCAGAAGGACCTGCACAATTTGTCCTTGAGATCAATGGAGGACTTTCAGATCAATGGGGTGTTGAGCAAGGCGATAAAATAAGCTTCAAAAGAGATTAA
- the cysS gene encoding cysteine--tRNA ligase: MALYQEQSLILYNSMSGEKEVFTPINEGNVGMYVCGPTVYSNVHLGNCRTFISFDLVFRYLKHLGYKVRYVRNITDAGHLENDADSGEDRISKKARIEQIEPMEVVQKYTVDFHNILQKFNNLPPSIEPTATGHIVEQIEIIKTILENGFAYEANGSVYFDVLKFNKEHSYGRLSGRAIEDMIANTRELQAQSDKKNPQDFALWKKAEPQHIMRWPSPWSDGFPGWHLECTVMSTKYLGEEFDIHGGGMDLKFPHHECEIAQGEAATGKSPVNYWLHANMLTLNGKKMAKSTGNFILPEQIFTGNNDVLTKAFSPNVVRFFILQAHYRSILDFSSEALLGSEKGFNRLMEAYYSVEDLPVSDNTSFDLAGWKQSCYDAMNDDFNSPIVIAKLFDAVKTINSIKDGSVTITEADRGELKSTMSNFMFDILGLLDGVSENENGQEKLTGTIELLIKLRAEARSNKNFALSDQIRDQLEEIGIQLKDGKEGTSFSVK; this comes from the coding sequence ATGGCGCTTTACCAGGAACAAAGCCTGATACTTTATAATTCCATGAGCGGTGAAAAAGAAGTTTTCACCCCGATCAACGAAGGAAATGTAGGGATGTACGTTTGCGGACCTACCGTATACAGCAATGTACATTTAGGTAATTGCCGAACTTTTATATCATTTGATCTGGTATTTAGATACCTTAAGCATCTTGGATATAAAGTGCGTTATGTTAGAAATATAACCGATGCCGGGCACCTGGAAAATGATGCCGACAGCGGAGAGGACAGAATTTCTAAAAAAGCCAGGATCGAACAGATCGAGCCCATGGAAGTTGTTCAAAAATATACGGTTGATTTCCATAATATTTTACAGAAATTCAACAATCTACCTCCAAGCATCGAACCTACTGCTACCGGGCATATAGTTGAACAGATAGAGATCATCAAGACCATCCTTGAAAATGGTTTTGCTTATGAAGCGAATGGATCAGTCTATTTTGATGTTTTAAAGTTCAATAAAGAGCATTCTTACGGTAGATTAAGTGGTAGAGCGATCGAAGATATGATCGCGAACACGAGAGAACTGCAGGCACAAAGCGATAAGAAAAATCCACAGGATTTTGCACTCTGGAAAAAAGCAGAGCCGCAGCATATCATGAGATGGCCTTCTCCATGGAGCGACGGATTCCCCGGCTGGCATCTTGAATGTACCGTAATGAGCACAAAATACCTGGGAGAAGAATTTGATATTCATGGCGGCGGAATGGACCTTAAGTTCCCACACCATGAATGTGAAATAGCTCAGGGAGAAGCGGCTACCGGAAAGTCTCCTGTTAATTACTGGCTGCACGCCAATATGCTTACTTTAAACGGTAAGAAAATGGCAAAAAGTACAGGTAATTTCATTCTTCCTGAACAGATATTCACCGGAAATAATGATGTGCTAACCAAAGCATTTTCGCCAAACGTTGTGAGATTCTTTATCCTGCAAGCACATTACCGAAGCATACTAGATTTTTCAAGCGAAGCCTTACTTGGAAGCGAAAAAGGCTTTAACCGACTTATGGAGGCTTATTATTCGGTTGAAGATCTTCCTGTTTCAGATAACACCAGTTTTGATCTCGCAGGATGGAAACAGTCATGCTACGACGCCATGAATGATGACTTTAATAGTCCTATTGTCATAGCTAAACTTTTTGATGCCGTTAAAACCATCAATAGTATTAAAGATGGTTCTGTTACAATTACCGAAGCAGACAGGGGTGAATTAAAATCTACTATGAGCAATTTCATGTTTGATATCCTTGGATTATTGGACGGTGTATCAGAAAATGAAAATGGACAGGAAAAGCTAACAGGAACTATTGAATTATTGATCAAGTTAAGAGCTGAAGCCAGAAGCAATAAGAATTTTGCTTTAAGCGACCAGATTAGGGATCAATTAGAGGAGATAGGTATACAACTAAAGGACGGGAAAGAAGGCACATCCTTCTCTGTAAAATAG